A genomic segment from Amphiura filiformis chromosome 10, Afil_fr2py, whole genome shotgun sequence encodes:
- the LOC140162003 gene encoding uncharacterized protein → MTKNIHSFVKDNFGRECLQDVRSYEKTARKIANYRNHLRFNLRCLHEHITPRSIKLKSNVSGHKADTILENAERKLLNERVRQVNFTIDVLNRKKDQLSEKLSGSLSSDAYNRVAEFTTHAQLSQHEQGKRRHLEKFRKLQTSRADLDKDWRNSGNIGDNSSAEKWVKNLSDRQLSNHEVSVLAKGLNYAVVPEKVPAAEIVTVAESAVSLAHLKPSDADSLRHKICQTLCNTKLPQSNITKDERKALSDLTKDDNIVVVPADKGKCVVVLNESDYDDKCNDLLKDKKTYKPVGYNPTSGYRKRVTDFTNKITTDGSIDIVLKRQLDPPLSLWYRRFTGFKIHKPDPIPVRPIVSSIGSVTYNLAKHAAKILGPLVGRSPHHIKNTQDFVNQIKDLKLSESEIITSYDVTALFTCIPPDFALNVVKECLESDNTLSERTNLKVEQIVELVEICLNTTYFSYKGKYFKQQHGCAMGSPVSPIVVNLCMESFEQQALKSYPGTKPRFGSHHPLVHKLGVIRTLQYRADTIISDSEQVPEEKDHIKTALNNCGYPDWAFLKATKSKEPKTGGASGQTNRARVTIPYISGISERVKNHFKSFGISTSFKPVNTLRGKPVNVKDKQPKDKRSNLVYGVVCGDTDCSAAYVGETKQALKPALVNIGDQVPTKRKTLLEWCSAVLCSYEAGNIADNGWTESLELRWLEKVMPDDMQELFIDHECEDFVGNSDESDTED, encoded by the exons atgactaagaacattcactcatttgtcAAGGACAATTTCGGGCGTGAGTGCCTACAAGATGTAAGAAGTTATGAAAAGACGGCTAGGAAAATCGCGAACTATCGCAACCATCTGAGATTTAATTTGCGGTGTCTTCATGAACACATAACACCCCGCAGTATCAAGCTAAAAAGCAATGTAAGTGGACATAAAGCGGATACGATCTTGGAAAACGCGGAAAGGAAACTCCTTAACGAGAGAGTGAGGCAAGTGAATTTTACGATTGATGTGTTAAATCGGAAGAAAGACCAACTTTCTGAGAAATTATCGGGCTCGTTGTCAAGTGACGCTTACAACAGAGTTGCCGAATTCACCACCCATGCGCAGTTGAGCCAACACGAGCAAGGTAAACGCCGCCATCTTGAAAAGTTCCGTAAGCTGCAAACATCTCGAGCTGATTTGGACAAGGATTGGCGAAATAGTGGGAATATTGGTGATAATTCCAGCGCGGAAAAGTGGGTGAAGAATCTGTCCGACCGCCAGTTGTCAAATCACGAAGTTAGTGTTCTCGCGAAAGGTTTGAACTACGCTGTGGTACCGGAGAAAGTTCCAGCAGCAGAAATCGTCACCGTTGCGGAATCAGCTGTTTCGCTTGCACATCTAAAACCATCGGACGCGGATTCATTACGACATAAAATCTGCCAAACGCTTTGTAATACCAAATTGCCTCAGTCGAATATCACCAAGGACGAGCGGAAAGCCTTATCAGATTTAACAAAGGATGATAACATTGTCGTAGTCCCAGCTGATAAAGGTAAATGCGTTGTTGTTTTGAATGAAAGTGATTACGATGACAAGTGTAATGATTTGCTCAAGGACAAGAAAACATACAAACCGGTAGGCTACAATCCGACCAGTGGCTACAGAAAACGAGTGACTGATTTCACGAATAAAATCACTACTGATGGGTCCATAGACATTGTGCTCAAGAGACAGTTAGACCCCCCTCTGAGCCTGTGGTACCGGCGTTTTACGGGCTTCAAAATCCACAAACCTGACCCAATTCCTGTCAGGCCCATAGTGAGTAGCATTGGGTCCGTAACTTACAACCTCGCCAAACACGCTGCCAAAATACTTGGCCCTTTAGTTGGTCGGTCACCTCATCATATCAAGAACACGCAAGACTTTGTCAACCAAATAAAAGATCTCAAGTTAAGTGAAAGTGAAATTATAACATCCTACGATGTAACTGCTCTTTTCACATGCATACCACCTGACTTTGCCCTCAATGTTGTGAAAGAGTGTTTGGAGAGTGATAATACACTAAGTGAAAGGACAAACTTGAAGGTTGAACAAATCGTTGAACTGGTTGAAATTTGTTTGAACACAACCTACTTCTCATACAAGGGGAAATACTTCAAACAACAACATGGCTGTGCTATGGGCTCCCCCGTTTCACCAATAGTGGTGAATTTGTGTATGGAAAGCTTCGAACAACAGGCCTTGAAGTCGTACCCGGGTACAAAACCGAGG TTTGGTTCCCACCATCCACTCGTACACAAGTTAGGAGTAATTCGAACTCTCCAATATAGAGCTGATACCATCATAAGTGACTCTGAACAAGTTCCTGAGGAAAAGGACCACATCAAAACAGCCCTTAATAACTGTGGTTACCCAGACTGGGCCTTTCTCAAAGCCACCAAGAGTAAAGAGCCAAAGACCGGAGGCGCGAGTGGTCAAACCAACAGAGCCCGCGTAACTATACCATATATTTCGGGAATCTCGGAACGCGTGAAGAACCACTTCAAATCCTTTGGAATTTCAACATCCTTCAAACCAGTTAACACGCTTCGCGGAAAACCTGTGAATGTGAAGGACAAGCAACCGAAGGACAAACGCTCAAACTTAGTGTACGGGGTTGTGTGCGGTGATACCGATTGCTCTGCGGCTTATGTTGGAGAAACCAAACAGGCGTTAAAACCCGCATTGGTCAACATAGGAGACCAAGTACCAACGAAGCGCAAAACTCTGCT AGAATGGTGCTCAGCAGTCCTTTGTAGTTATGAGGCTGGAAACATTGCTGACAATGGATGGACAGAATCACTAGAACTGAGATGGCTCGAGAAGGTTATGCCTGATGATATGCAAGAACTGTTTATAGATCATGAGTGTGAAGACTTTGTAGGCAACAGCGATGAAAGCGATACAGAGGATTAA